The Pigmentiphaga aceris DNA segment CCGTCAGCGGGGTATTGGCGGCGACCAGGTGGTGGTGCTGGAAAGCGCCATGCGTTCAGACGCAGATGTGTTCATGCGCATCTACAACCCCGACGGTCGGGAATGCGAAGCCTGCGGCAATGCCACACGCTGCGTCGGTGCCCTGATGCTTGCCGAAACCGGTCGTGATCGCGTGGCCATCCAGACCGTGGCGGGCATGCTCTACGCCTGGCGACAGGGCACGCATTACGCGGTTGACATGGGTGTGCCGCAGACGCAATGGGATGCCATTCCGCTTGCTCAGGCTACCGACACGCTTCATGTGGACGTGGCCCTCGGCCCCTTGGCCGACCCGGTCGCCACCAGCATGGGCAATCCCCATGTCACCTTCTTTGTTCCTGATCTTGCCGCCATCGATATGACGGCGCTGGGCGCACCGCTTGAGCGACATCCCATGTTTCCGCAGCGTGCCAATATTGGCGTGGCCCAAGTGCTGGCTTCTGACCGGCTGCGATTGCGCGTCTGGGAGCGTGGTCCGGGGTTGACGCTTGCTTGCGGCACGGGTTCGTGTGCGGCTTTGGTGGCGGCGCATCGCCGCGGCCTGACTGATCGCCGCGCGACGGTTGAACTGGATGGCGGCGCGCTTGTGATCGAGTGGCTGGACAATGGCAGGGTAGAGTCCACGGGACCGGTGTCTTACGCATTCGAAGGCGTGTTCGAGACAGCCGACTATGTGGTGCAGCGCGAGGCCTTGGCCGTAGCGTGAAGCC contains these protein-coding regions:
- the dapF gene encoding diaminopimelate epimerase, with amino-acid sequence MSQIRFRKMHGLGNDFIIIDARVQLVDALTPDVIAAVSDRQRGIGGDQVVVLESAMRSDADVFMRIYNPDGRECEACGNATRCVGALMLAETGRDRVAIQTVAGMLYAWRQGTHYAVDMGVPQTQWDAIPLAQATDTLHVDVALGPLADPVATSMGNPHVTFFVPDLAAIDMTALGAPLERHPMFPQRANIGVAQVLASDRLRLRVWERGPGLTLACGTGSCAALVAAHRRGLTDRRATVELDGGALVIEWLDNGRVESTGPVSYAFEGVFETADYVVQREALAVA